TGTTGAAGCATGAACGGGAATATCACTAAAAATAGAAAAGATTATTTTCTTTCACTATAAGAAAGAGAATGATCTTTTTTGTAACGAACGTTATTTTATTTTGTTCAAAAAACTACATAGAAGCTACTGTTTTGAGCTAAAAGAGGTATAAAAACATGTTAATGTAAAGATGTAAGTAAGTTTATCTACTAAGTCTTTAAGAGGAAGAGTGGTTATTTTTATGAAAAAAGTGTTATTGAATTTAGTGTTTGCATGCTTAGGCGGTGCGGTATTATTTTCTACTAGTACACAAGTGTTTGCACAAGACAGAATGATCAACGATACCAATAATCATGTTATGGGAAATAATGTAAAGAAGGCCGAGCAGTCTAGCAAAAGCCGACAAACTTCATTACCATACACACAAGAGCATCTTCCAAGAGCGGATTTTATCGATATTTCTTCTTGGAATGGTGAAATATCTGTAGATGCATACAAAAAAATGAATGCTCAAGGGGTTAAAGGAGTAGTCGTAAAATTGACAGAATACACGACTTATAAAAATCCTTTTGCTAAGATTCAAATTGAAAATGCTAAAAAAGCAGGACTGACAGTGTCAACGTATCATTATTCTTGGTTTGTGGATGAGCAAAAAGCGGTGGAAGAAGCCAATTACTTTGCGGACTTTACGCAAGAACTTGGGTTAAATCCAGAAACGATCATGGTCAATGATGCAGAAGAAGGGGAAATGATTCCGGCAGACGTTACAATCACATCGACAGCTTTTAAAAACCAACTAAATAAACGCGGGTTTAATCATGTGATCCATTATAGTATGGCTAGCTGGTTTACGAACAATTGGTTGGAATTTCCAGTTTTAGGCAAGGAAAATAGTTGGGTTGCAGAATGGCCAAAATCACCGTCGAATGAGAACTTGTTACATTCAGATACGGCAGCATGGCAATGGAGTTCTCAGGTAGAATTTGCAGGGGTGACGGGTGTATTTGATGCCAATGTAGATTATCTTGGTCGTTTTATTTCTACACTTGAGTTTAAGTTGGGAACAGATTTGAATCCGATTCAGTATTATCAAGGGGAAGAAGTTATGTATCAAGGAAAAAAATATACTGTAATCCAAACGCATAAGAATTATGGCGAACCTTGTGGAGTGCCAGGAATTGCTGAAGCGTTGTTTGCGGTGAAGAATTGATTAGGTAAGTGAATAGAAAAGAGTGGACAATGATCAGAAAAAACTGAGAATTGTCCACTTTTTTTGAAGTCACCAGCCACCAGAAAAACCACCACCGCCAGATGATCCACCACCACCGGAACTTCCTCCTCCGCCACTACTGGAAGAACCACCAGAATTGCTACTTCGATAACTTGAGGTACTAAAATGCTGCAATGTCTGATAGTCAGCAAAATTGATTCCTGGTATTTCTCCTAAAAATAAACATTTATCAAGATCATGGATCGCTTTTGGATAATAAGTTGACTCAATTTTTTTGAAATCTCGTTCTCCTTTTTTAAAAGCTTTAGGTAATGCTTGTTCAAAGTTGCCAGCTTCTTTTAAAAAATCTTCTTTACTAGTATCTTTCCCTTTTAGCAGATGATATGAAACGAGTAAAACGAGTAATTTTTCTTTTTGTTTTGTGTAAAAGGACTTTGATACATGTGCTTTTACGTAGACTTGTACAATCTTTCTTGTTTGAACGAATGTAACTCTTGCTTGAACGATCGTTTGCAACATTTCTAAGTAGTCATTATCTGATTTTTTTAGTTGCAAGCGTAATTGTTTTGTTGCTTGCTCGATTTTCTGCGGCTCTGTTAGAAAATCAATTAGATGCTGAGAATATTCTTCATAGTACCGTTGGCTGATGTCTAGACAGAGTTTGTAGTAAATCATTTTATTCGCAGTTATTAAGTGATGGGTTCGATATTTTCCTATCTCAATTGAGTAATTTATTATGTCGCTTGTAAATAA
The DNA window shown above is from Enterococcus sp. 12C11_DIV0727 and carries:
- a CDS encoding GH25 family lysozyme, which produces MKKVLLNLVFACLGGAVLFSTSTQVFAQDRMINDTNNHVMGNNVKKAEQSSKSRQTSLPYTQEHLPRADFIDISSWNGEISVDAYKKMNAQGVKGVVVKLTEYTTYKNPFAKIQIENAKKAGLTVSTYHYSWFVDEQKAVEEANYFADFTQELGLNPETIMVNDAEEGEMIPADVTITSTAFKNQLNKRGFNHVIHYSMASWFTNNWLEFPVLGKENSWVAEWPKSPSNENLLHSDTAAWQWSSQVEFAGVTGVFDANVDYLGRFISTLEFKLGTDLNPIQYYQGEEVMYQGKKYTVIQTHKNYGEPCGVPGIAEALFAVKN